Part of the Fretibacterium sp. OH1220_COT-178 genome is shown below.
ACGGCCGGTCTGAGGATTTCCATATGGGATCGCCCCTTCCTTGAGTTCTCAGCATTCATTGTAACAGGAATCCCGGGGATCGCGGGATCGGCCCCTCGAGTCGGAGGCCAGGGATTCCAGAAGCTCCAGCCAGGCGGCAGTGGCCCGTTCCTCGGAGAAGAAGGCGGCGCGTTCGCGCAGCGCGTGGGGCGGCATGGGATGCGACAAGGCCTCTCCCAGCGCCCGAGCGACATCCTCCGGGTCCCCGACGCGGGCCAGCCGTCCACAGCGTCCGTCGTCCAGGATCTCGGCGGGCCCGCTGGGGCAGTCGGTCGCCACGACGTTACAGCCGCAGGCCAGGGCTTCGGCCACGACGTTTCCGAACCCCTCGAAGCGCGAGGTGAGGGCGAAGACCGCCGCACGGGACATCCAGGCGTAGGGGTTCGGATCGTAGCCGGGCAGGAGTGCACGGCCGGACAGGCCTAGGTCGGCGATCAGGCGCTCCAGCATCCCGCGCTGTCTGCCCTCCCCCAGGATGACCAGCCGCAGGTCGGGGCGTTCCCGCGCCGTCAGCGCGAAGGCGCGCACGAGGGTCGCGAAGTCCTTCTGATCCCCGAGCCGCCCGGCGCCGAGGACCACGGGCGGCTCTCCCGGGGCCATCCACGGGTGCGGCAACGGGGCCCGGGCCTGTTCCAGGAGAGCCTCCGTCACCACGGGGTTGTAGATGACGTGGATGCGGCCCTGCGGCAGAAGCCGCAGGGCCCTCATCTCGTCGGCCACGCCCCTGGAGATGCAGACGCAGGCCGAGGCCAGGGGATAGAGCAGTCGACAGCGCAGAAAACGCAGGCGCGTCTGCACGGGGCCGCGGTCCATCGTGAACATGTTGCGCTGCGACAGGACCACCTGAAAAGGTCCGCCCAGCACGCGTTTTGCCAGGAGGGCGCGCATGGAGGTGTAGACGGGCAGGAGGAAATCCACGGGGCGGGCGCGGAGCTCGATCAACAGGCGCAGGAACGCCCCCCGCAGATCGACGGTTCTGACGGCGGGGTCTATCGAATTCAGCAGGGGGCCGCGTGACCGCAGCAGAAGCAGGGTCACGTCCGCCCCCTCGCGCGCCAGGCCGTTGGCCAGCCGCAGCGAGGAACGTTCCGCGCCGCCCTCCCCGGCGTCGCGGAGGAGAAAGGCGATGCGGAGGGGGGAGGAAAGCCGTTTGATTGGCGTATTCATCGCGCACCGGCCTTTTCGGACTCCGGCTCGGAGCGCCGCAGACGGCGAGAGAGCCTGCGGAGGGCCTCCTTGACCAAAAGTCCGATGGTCGAGAAAATGTCGTTGCAGAGGACATCGCGACGGAACCGTTCCCCGATCCTCCGATAGCATTGGCTGGTATGGCGGTGGTTTTGCGGGGAGGCCCCCATCAGGTCGATCAGGAGCTCGGCGGTCTCCCCGGGCGTCAGCTCAGCCCCCCAGGGGGTTCTCAGGTACGTCTTCCAGTAAAGTTTTTCGAGCGGGGTCCCCCGCAGCCCCGTCCAGGGCTTGGGCTCTCGGATGGCGTGCATGATGGAGCCTTTCGTGTCGCCGTCGAGGTTGCGGTTGTTGAACCTGTTGTCGATGAGCTTGATGTCGCCGCGGAAGAGGGCGTTCAGAAAATCCTGATCGGGCAGGGTGCTCATGGAAGCGTTTTCCGAAAACCAGCGGACCGCCTCTCGTACCAGGTTGTATTTTGCCCGGATGCGGTCGAGCCGCATGACCAAAACTCCGGAGTTGACGTAAGTGGGCAGAGAGCAGCCGATCAAACGGGTCCTCAGTGTTTCGCGGGAGAGACGCCGATTGGATTTTTTTTTCGAATGATCCGGAACTCCGGCGAGGCTGCAGTCGTCGAGGGGTTGGTTCCAGAGCTTTTGGATGTCCGTGTTGACGACGGTGTCGCAGTCGAGGTAGATCGCTTTTTCCAGGGAGGGAAGCAGCTCCGGGATCAAGAGACGGAACAGGGAACCGATGGACCAGCTGCTTGCGACCAAGGCGAGGGCCTCTTCGCCGAGCTTTGCCGAAGTGCTGCCGGCATCGATGAAGTCCGTTCGCTGGTCGTACTTCGCGGCGATCGCCTGCAGTTTTTGACGGTTTTCGGAGGTCAGGGTCTCGTCGTGCAGGATATGCACGCACACGGGAACCCCGGTGTGCTCGAAAAGAGAGAGCATGACGACGCCGGCATGACGCGCGTAGGTTCCCGAATCGTCGTGGACGGCCAAAACGACATGAACGGTGTCCTGTTTTTCGACGTCCGTGACGCTCATCGAGCTTTTCCTCCCGACCCCGTGTTTTTGCTGCAACGCTTCATTCCCTCCAGCGCAAGCAGTTTTAGGAGCACTGCGATTTTTCTGAAAGGACCGGACAGATCGCTCGCCAGGCGGAACGCAATTTTTTGGTAGCACTGGGAGGTGTGCCAATGGGTGCCGGGTGAGCGGAGGGCCGTGTCGATAAGAGACTCCACCAGCTCGTCGGCGTCTCCTCCCCAGGGGCTTTTGAACAGATACCGCCAGTAGAGCCGCTCGACGGGAAGCCCCTGTAGGCCGTTCCAAGGCTTGACAGGAGCGGATGCGTGCAGGATGGAGCGAGAGGGGTCTCCGCGATAGGGGCTGCAGCGATTGAACCGTTCCGGAAGGGGCAGGATGCGGCCCCGGAAGAGGGCGTTCAGAAAATCCTGATCGGGCGACTCCGCACAGTGGGAATACCGGGGAAACCAGGCGGCGGCTTCGGAGACGAGGTCGTGCTCCCGGCGTATCCGGTCAAGGTTCATGACCAGCACTCCGGCGTTCACGTAGCCGTCCTGGGATCGTGACCCATTCCAGGTGGCCGCGATGGAGGAACGCGAAAAAGCCTTGTTCATCTTTCTGAGCATCTCCCTGTCCGGGACTCCGGCGAGAGGAGCTCCTTCCATGGAGAGATTCCAAAGCTCCGAGAGGTCGAGATTGACGACGACGTCGCAATCCAGGTATATAACCTTGGGCAGCGGGATGAGGCGCGGGATGGCCAGCCTGAAAAGTGTGCCGAGGGAGAATATCCGGGTCAGTCGGGCGGCGTCCTCGCCCATCTCGCTGACGGAAGCGGCAGCATCCGCAAAGTGGACCTGCTGTCCGTATCCGGCCGCGGTATGTCTGAATTTTTCTCGATTGTCGCCGGACAAAGTCTCGTCGTGCAGGATGTGCACGCATACGGGGCTTCGGGTGTTCTCAAAAATGGAGGCCATGACGACGCCCGCGTGGCGGGAATACGTCTCCTTCGGGTCGTAGACCGCGAGCGCCACGTGGATGGTCTCCAGCGTCGCATCCCGAGCGGGTGTCATCGCGGCGCTTCCTCCCCCTTCAGGATCTTCCGTACGGCCTCAAGGTCCTCCGGCGTGTCCACACTCGGGCCTGCGTCGGTGCAGCGCGTGACGGCCGTGCGGATTTTGTGGCCGTTCTCCAGGACCTTGAGCTGCTCCAGGGACTCCGCCTCCGCCAGGGGCGTCATCGGCAGCGCCACGTAGCGCCTCAAGAATCCGGCGCGGTAGCCGTAGATTCCGATGTGTTCGTAGACGGGGACCCGGGGCGTGTTCCGCGGGTAGGGGATGAGGGAGCGGCTGAAGTAGAGCGCGTCGCCGTTGCGGTCCAGCACCACCTTCACCACGTTGGGGTTCGTCCGCGCCTCCCCGTGCAGGGGGCGGCACAGGGTTGAACAGACCACGTCGTCGGCGGAGAACAGCGCCTCGGCCGTCTCGTCGATCATCGCGGGGTTCAGCAGGGGTTCGTCGCCCTGGATGTTGATCACGGCGTCGGCCTCGCGCCCCTCCAGAACCTCCGCAGCCCGGCTCGATCCGTTGGGGTGCTCCCGTGAGGTGATGACCGCGGCGCGCTCGCCCGCGAAGGCACGCACGGCGTCCAGGACACGGCGGTCGTCCGTCGCCACGACGAGCCCGTCCAGGCACTTCGCCCGAAGGGCCCGCTCGTAGACGTGCTGGATCATGGGCTTGCCGCAGAGGTCCGCCAGCACCTTGCCGGGCAGGCGCGTGGACGCGTAACGGGCGGGGATGACGCCCAGAATTTTTTTACCGTTCATCGCTGACACTCCTGTTTTGATTATCGGTACGGAGGGCTTTTGAAATTCCCCTTTCGATGCTTAACATGCTCAACCAAAGGAATCGGGGCAAAAATCCTTGCCGTGTCGTCCGGATACTGTTCGATACTGTTCGATACTGTTCGAAGCTCAAATCGGGCTGTCCAAAGGAATCGGAGCAAAAATCCTTGCCGTGTCGTCCGGATACTGTTCGATATTGTCCGGTACTGTTCGGCCCAGACACCATGTTCTCCAAAGGAGCAAAACGGCTTATCTGGAAGATCCCAGGGTGTAATATTTTTGTGGGTCTTTTTTCCCGGACCCATGTTGTTCCAAGAGTCCCTTATCCACAAGTGCCTGCAGGGCGTTTCGGCAGCGGTATCGTGTTGCTCCTGATCTGGTCTGCGCTTCTTTGAGGGTTGTTCTGCCGCAGGCGTAAACCAGACGCAGGATGTTGAACTCCGTTTCGTTGAGGGCATCCAGAACGTGGGGGGAAATCATCGTCTCCATTTTTTCGGCAGAGCGTAAGTGCCTGGAGGTGATGCTGTTTTCCAGCGTAAGCAGTACCGCGTAGCCGGGCTCCGTGTAGATGGGATCGTGCAGGAAAAACGACTGCATCTCGTCGTAAATGCGTCTGACCCCTTCGTTGAGCTCCTTGACCCAGCCCAGTTCCGTCAGGGCCCTGGCAATCCGGGGGTTGCGCGCGTATCGGGTCGTCCTCATGTTTTCGAGGGTGACCACGTTCGGCAGTTTGCCGGGGCTGAATATTTCAAGCCGGTCGTCGTACATGACGATACGGATATGATCGCCTGCAAAGGAATAGTCGCGATGGGTGAGGGCATTGACCATGCCCTCCAGCCATGCGAACTCGGGATATTCAGGGACGCTCCTGAAAGTTCCGTCGGACGTCAGAAATTGAAATTCTCTCAGTTGTGCGTTGATCAAGGTGCGGGCTTGATCGATGATTGCGGGGATCGGGCCGTCAAAGGTCCGCTCCTTGATGATGTTGATGTGTTCTCCCGTCTTCGCCCGATCGCCGTCGTAACGCAGGAACCGCAATCGAGCCTGAGGAAGATACTTTCCGGGATATTTCGAGAAGAGGAGTAGTCCGGCGTTTGTAAGATGGCCGTTTTTCAGAAAACCTCTGGATTCCAAAATCTGTCTGTCGCTGGCGCTCGTTCCCAACGCCTCCCGGTAGCGGCTCATCACGACGGGATCGACATCCTCCATGGAGGAGTCGGGGACCTCTCTGTCCTCAAAGACACGCTGGCCCCTGTCGTATTCCAATTTTGCGATCTGGTCGTGAGTCAGGGCGAGGCACCGATCCTGAGTTCGCAGGAAAACTTTGTCGTCGAGGGTGCGGATAAGCGCGTCTGCTCTCGTCTCTACCTGGAGGAGCAGGACGACGTCGTTTTTTCCACGGGTGTTGATCACCTCGATCTCCCGAGTTTTGAACTTGGGCAGAGGTTGGCAAAATTGATAAGGGGCGTTGCGAAATTCCTCGACGCCGCAGGCAGAATCGTAATCAAAACTGGTGATCTCACCGTTGTCCTCGATCCCTACGGCCAGGATGCCCCCTTCGGCATTGGCGAATGCGGCGATCGTCTTCGCGATATCCTTGGGCTTGATCCTCGCGCTCTTTCGGTCGAAATGCTGCCCTTCCCGCTCGTGGACGAGGAAGTCAGGAGAGATGTCGTGCAGTTCCATGCCGGTCTCCTTACGCCAATCCGGCCTTCAGCAGCTCGTGAATGTGAACCATGCCCACGGGGCGGCCGTCCTCCACAGCGACGATGACGCTGATCTCCATGCGCTCCATGAGGCGCACGGCCTCAGCCGCCAGGCTGTCCGGGGCTATGGTCTTGGGGTTGCGGGTCATCGCCTCCTCGATCGGGACCTCGAAGGCCTCGACGCCCCTCTTCTCCATCAGGCGCCGGAGGTCCCCGTCGGTGAAGATGCCGATCAGGGCGCCCCCCTCGTCCACGACGCAGGTGGCCCCGTAGTTCTTGCTGGTGATGGCGAACAGCGCATCCCGGACCGGAACGCCGCGCTCCACGGAGGGCAGTTGGTCCCGGCCCCCCATGACGTCGCGCACCCGCGTGAGCAGACGGCGCCCGAGGGCACCCCCCGGATGGAACAGGGCGAAGTCCTCCCGGCGCAGCCCGCGCAGCTGCGACACCATGGCCGCGAGGGCGTCGCCGATGACCAGCTGCAGGGTCGTGCTGCTCATCGGGGCGAGCTGGAGGGGGTCCCCCTCGCACTCCACGCCGGAGTCGATGACGATGTCCGAATGGGCCGCCAGGGGCGAGCTCCTCCCCCCGGTAACGGCGATCATCGTCGCGCCGAGCCGTCGAAAATGGGGCAGCAGCGCCACCAGTTCGGAGGTCGTCCCGCTGTTGCTGACGAAGAGCCCCACGTCCTCGCGCCGGACCATGCCGAGGTCCCCGTGGGACCCCTCCGCGGCGTGAAGAAAAAAGGAGGGCGTGCCCAGCGACGCGAGGGTCGCGGCGATCTTTCGGCCGATGTGTCCGGACTTGCCCAGCCCGACCACCACCACGCGGCCCGCGCACTCGCAGATGGCTCGGGCCGCCCGCACCAGTTCGGGGCCCAGCCGTTCGGCCGCCCGCATCAGCTCGGCGGCCTCGATGCGGACGAGCTCCCTGCCCGAGCGCAGCAGTTCCTCGTCCGAAAGGCTTTCGCCCGGCCGCTCGCACGGCAGGATGGCGCTCATCGAACCCCTCCTCCGGACGCCGCGTTGCGGGCGTTGTGGATGGCGAGGACCTGATCCAGGAAGTCGCCCATCTCGCTCAGGGGGATCATGTTGGGGCCGTCGCTCCTCGCTTCGTCGGGGCTGGGATGGGTCTCGACGAACAGCGCGTCGATCCCTACGGCGGCGGCGGCCCGGGCGAGGGGCAGGGCCAGGGCCCGGTCCCCGCCGGGCCCGCATCGTCACGAGGCCGGCCATGTCCACCACCAGGCGGTGATAGCCCATCGTCGTGCCGCGCTCGCACAGGACGATGCGGTCGTTTCCGGCCTCGCGGCACTTTGCGGCCGCATGGGCCATGTCCTCGGGGGCCAGGAACTGCGCCTTTTTGATGTTGACGATCCTTCCCGTGGCGGCGGCCGCGACGAGGAGGTCGGTCTGGCGGCAAAGGAAGGCCGGGATCTGGATGATGTCGGCGACGCGCCCCGCCGGTTCGGCCTGATGGCTCTCGTGGATGTCCGTCACCACGGGGACGCCGACCGTTTTCTTGATCTCAGCGAGCTGCTCCAGGCCCTTCTCCAGTCCGGGGCCCCGCCAGGAGTGCATGGAGGTGCGGTTCGCCTTGTCGAAGGAGGCCTTGAAGACGTAGGGCAGGCCGCGGGCGCTGCAGAGCGCCTTCATCGTCTCTGCGACCTCGAGCCCCAACTCGAGGCTCTCCAGCGAGCAGGGCCCCGCCAGGACCGTCAGGCCTCCGTCGCCGATGGCGAAGCCTCCGATTCCGTATCTCTCGTCCGACCTTGTCATATCGGTATCATCCTCGTTCCTGATTCGGGAGGGGCGAGCCCCTCCCGCGACTTTTGACCATACTAGCGCAACTCCGGGGGGAAGAAAAGGGCCAATGGCCCCACGGCGCTTCGGGAGGGGAGGAAGATGTTACAATATTTGAAACGATCGCGGTTCGCCCTCTCGGAAGAATTCGGAAGAAGTTGTTGCCGTTCTTTCCGGAGTCGCGGGCGGGTTTGTGACATTCGATCTTGAAGGAGGATTCTGCGATGAGAAGAACTTGGATGGCGATGGTCTTCGTTCTGCTTCTGGGGCTGGGTGCGGCCCATGCCGCGGAGGTCGTCAAGGCCTACACGACGGTGGAGGAGCCCTTGGCCAAGGAGCTGTTCGACACGTTCGAAAAGGAGACGGGGATCCGCGTCGAGTGGGTGCGGCTCTCCGGCGGGGAGGCCGTGGCCCGCATCGAGGCGGAGAAGGCCAATCCGCAGGCCTCCATCTGGGTCGGCGGGGTGGGGACGCAGCACATCGAGGCCAAGCTCAAGGGGCTGACGGCCCCGTACCGTTCCCGAGTCGCGGACAGCATTCCCGAGAAGTATCGCGATCCGGAGCGCTACTGGACCGGGCTCTACGTCGGGCCGATCGCCTTCTGCATGAACACGAAGCGGGCCGAGGACCTCAAGCTCGAGATGCCGCGTTCCTGGGCGGATCTGCTGAAGCCCGAATACGCCAAGAAGGTCCGCATGGCGCACCCCGCCACCTCTGGCACCGCCTACAACGTCATGACCACGATCATCCGCATCAACGGCGGGGACGAGGACAAGGCGTTCGAGTACTTCAAAAAACTGGATGGCGCCATCGAGCAGTACACGCGCTCCGGGTCCGCGCCCGGGAAGAACTGCGCGATCGGCGAGATCCCCGTCGCGATCGGCTACCTGCACGATCAGGTGAAGCTGAAGAAGGAGGGGGCGCCCATCGAAATTGCGGTCCCCGCTGACGGGACGGGGTTCGAGACGGCCTCCATGTCCCTGCTGAAGGGCGGCCCCGACGCCCTCAACGCCAAGAAGCTCTACGACTGGGTGCTGGGGGAGAAGGCCATGGACATCATTGCCCGATGGTACGTCATCCCCCTGTCGAAGCTGGCGAAGCCGTCCGAGACGGGCTTCTCCCTGGACAGCATGAACCTCGTCGATCAGGACGACCAATGGGATGCCGCCAACAAGGCGCGCCTGATCGAGCGGTGGAACAAGGAGATCGCCGGCGCACCCGAGAAATAGCTGAGGCTGGGGGCTTCGGCGCGATGGGCCGGCGGAGACCGCCGGGCGGGGCGGTGTACGGGTCGGAGGTGAGACCGGAATGTTCACGAAGAAGCGGGTTCTGAACTTCCTCCTTGCGATGGCGTTCGTCGCGCTGGTCGGGGGCTGGATCCTCGGCAACGTGCGGGGCGAGTTTCTTTCCCTTTCCAGGGACACCCAGCGGCGCACGGTCGCCGCGGCGGCGGCGAGCTATCCCTCGGATTCGGAGGACGTGGCGGTTTGGCTGGGGCGTCTTTCCGCCCGCAGCGCCGCCTATCGGGTGGCCCTGGTCGAAGGGCCGCCAGCCCCCGGGGAGACGGTTGCGGTGCGCGGCGACTCGGAGCTGAGCGCGCTCTGCGAGCGGTCGGCTTCCGATCCCGAGTTCGTCAAAGGGTTCGACAACGCCGCCTACGAGGAGATCTACCGAAGTGAAAGGGACTGGACGGTCGGAGGCGCGGAACGGGCGCTCTTCTTTGCCCCGGCGGTGAACCCGGGGACGGGAGATGTGGAGGGTGCGCTGCTCTTCTCGTTCGACTCCGCCGGAGAGCGGGGGTTCGTGCGTCTGCTCTACATCCTCTTCGGCGTTGCGTGGCTGCTGTTCGGAATCGTCGCCTGGCAGGTGCTGTTCAGCCGGGATCCCATCGTGGGCTTCGCGGTCGTGGGGCTTTTTCTGATGGCCCTGGTCTTTGTGGCGTACCCCCTCTTCGAGGCGGTGCGCCTTTCCTTTCTCGAGGAGGGGCGTTTTTCGCTCGCGATCTGGCGCACCATCCTGAGCTCCGGGGGGTATCGGTCCGCCCTGATGGGCAGCCTCGAGCTGGGATGCTGGACGGCCACGTCCTCCACCCTGGTGGGATTTCTCTTCGCGTTCGTCTGCTCGCGGACCAACGTGCGCTTCAAGAGGTTCATCGCCACGATGGGCGTGCTGCCGGTCATCTCCCCGCCCTTCTCCCTGACGCTGTCGGTCATCCTGCTCCTGGGCAACAACGGGCTCGTCACCCGTTGGCTCGGGCTTTCCAACTTCTCCATCTACGGCCTCCCGGGTCTGGTCCTGGTGCAGACCATGGGGATGTTCCCCATCGCGTTCCTCACGCTGAGCGGCGTCCTGGACGCCATAGACTCCACCTACGAGGAGGCCGCCCTGAACCTCTCCGCCACGCGGTTCCGGACCTTCACGTCCGTCACCCTGCCGCTGGCGGTTCCGGGGATCCTCAGCGCATGGCTTCTGGTCTTCACGAACTCCCTGGCGGACTTCGCCAACCCCCTGATCCTGTCGGGCGGCTTCCGGGTCCTGTCGCTCGAGTCCTACCTGGAGGTGACGGGGATGAACCGGCTGGGCCACGGCGCGGCCCTCTCCCTGCTGCTCCTGCTTCCGACCATGACGGCCTTCCTGGCGCAGCGGTTCTGGGTGTCCCGTCGCTCCTTCGTGACCGTGACGGGAAAGCCGACCGGGCGCATTACGGAGCTGACGACGCCGGGGGTCCGTCTCCTCCTCGTCTCCCTGATCGCGCTCGTCATCGGATTCCTGATCCTGCTCTACGGCACGATCGTCGCGGGATGCTTCGTCAGGAACTGGGGCATCGACTACACCTTCAGCCTGGTCAACATCCGGGAGGCCCTGACGCGGGCCCGGGACGCGCTGGTCGACACGGTGACCCTGGCCGGGATCGCCACGCCCATAGCGGGGGTCGTCGCCATGGTCGCGGCGCTCGTCATCGTCCGCAAGAAATTCCACGGCAAGCGTCTGCTCGAGGCTCTGCTGATGACGCCCTTCGCGCTGCCGGGCACGCTGGTCGGCATCAGCTACGTCCTGGCGTTCAACCGGGCGCCCCTGGTGCTGGTGGGGACCGCCGCGATCATCGTCATCAACTACGTGGTGCGCGAGCTCCCGGTGGGCGTGGAGGGGGGAATCGCCTCGCTGCGCCAGATCGACCCCTCCATCGAGGAGGCGGCCACCGATCTGGGCGCCGATTCCGCGACCGTCTTCCGGACCGTCGTCCTGCCGCTCGTCCGGCCCGCGTTCCTGTCGAGCCTGTCCTACACCTTCGTCCGCTCCATGACGGCGGTCAGCGCGGTCATCTTCCTGATCTCCGCGCGCTGGTACCACTTGACGGTTCTGATCTACAACTTCTCGGAGAACCTGCGGTTCGGGCTGGCCAGCGTGCTGTCCACCGTCCTGATCGTCATCGTCTTCGGGGTGTTCGGGATCATGCGGCTTTTGGTGCGCCGAAACGAGAACCTGATGAAGAGCGTCGGTGCCGGGGCATAGCCCGAAAGGCTATCTTTTCCCATACAGAGAGGTCTTCCAATGACTGACATGGACAAGAGAATTGGCGCGTCGAAATCCGTAACGCTCCGGGAGGTGAGCAAGGTCTTCCGCGACCCCCAGTCCGGTCAGGACGTCACGGCCGTCGACGGGGTGTCGTTCCGGATCGAGCCGGGCGAACTGGTCACCCTGCTCGGCCCGTCGGGCTGCGGCAAGACGACGGTGCTGCGGATGCTGTCCGGCTTCGAACGCCCCACCTCGGGGCGTATCATGATCGGGGAGACGGACGTCACGGAGGTCCCGCCGAACAAGCGGGACACCGCGATGGTCTTCCAGAGCTACGGGCTGTTTCCGCACATGAACGTCTTCGACAACGTCGCTTACGGGCTGAAGCTGCGCAAAATGGAGGGCTCGGCCATCGAGGAGAAGGTGCGCCGTTTTCTCGACATGGTCGGGCTGGGCGCGCTGGCCAAGCGTCCCCCGTCGCGCCTCTCGGGCGGACAGCAGCAGCGCGTGGCCCTGGCGCGGTCCCTCATCGTCGAGCCCTCGGTGCTCCTCCTCGACGAACCCTTGTCGAACCTCGATGCGCTCCTCAGGGAGCAGATGAGGGTGGAGATCCGCCGGCTCCAGAGAACGCTGGGGATCACCGCGATGTACGTGA
Proteins encoded:
- the kdsA gene encoding 3-deoxy-8-phosphooctulonate synthase codes for the protein MTRSDERYGIGGFAIGDGGLTVLAGPCSLESLELGLEVAETMKALCSARGLPYVFKASFDKANRTSMHSWRGPGLEKGLEQLAEIKKTVGVPVVTDIHESHQAEPAGRVADIIQIPAFLCRQTDLLVAAAATGRIVNIKKAQFLAPEDMAHAAAKCREAGNDRIVLCERGTTMGYHRLVVDMAGLVTMRARRGPGPGPAPRPGRRRRRDRRAVRRDPSQPRRSEERRPQHDPPERDGRLPGSGPRHPQRPQRGVRRRGSMSAILPCERPGESLSDEELLRSGRELVRIEAAELMRAAERLGPELVRAARAICECAGRVVVVGLGKSGHIGRKIAATLASLGTPSFFLHAAEGSHGDLGMVRREDVGLFVSNSGTTSELVALLPHFRRLGATMIAVTGGRSSPLAAHSDIVIDSGVECEGDPLQLAPMSSTTLQLVIGDALAAMVSQLRGLRREDFALFHPGGALGRRLLTRVRDVMGGRDQLPSVERGVPVRDALFAITSKNYGATCVVDEGGALIGIFTDGDLRRLMEKRGVEAFEVPIEEAMTRNPKTIAPDSLAAEAVRLMERMEISVIVAVEDGRPVGMVHIHELLKAGLA
- a CDS encoding ATP-binding protein; this translates as MELHDISPDFLVHEREGQHFDRKSARIKPKDIAKTIAAFANAEGGILAVGIEDNGEITSFDYDSACGVEEFRNAPYQFCQPLPKFKTREIEVINTRGKNDVVLLLQVETRADALIRTLDDKVFLRTQDRCLALTHDQIAKLEYDRGQRVFEDREVPDSSMEDVDPVVMSRYREALGTSASDRQILESRGFLKNGHLTNAGLLLFSKYPGKYLPQARLRFLRYDGDRAKTGEHINIIKERTFDGPIPAIIDQARTLINAQLREFQFLTSDGTFRSVPEYPEFAWLEGMVNALTHRDYSFAGDHIRIVMYDDRLEIFSPGKLPNVVTLENMRTTRYARNPRIARALTELGWVKELNEGVRRIYDEMQSFFLHDPIYTEPGYAVLLTLENSITSRHLRSAEKMETMISPHVLDALNETEFNILRLVYACGRTTLKEAQTRSGATRYRCRNALQALVDKGLLEQHGSGKKDPQKYYTLGSSR
- a CDS encoding glycosyltransferase family 8 protein, which gives rise to MTPARDATLETIHVALAVYDPKETYSRHAGVVMASIFENTRSPVCVHILHDETLSGDNREKFRHTAAGYGQQVHFADAAASVSEMGEDAARLTRIFSLGTLFRLAIPRLIPLPKVIYLDCDVVVNLDLSELWNLSMEGAPLAGVPDREMLRKMNKAFSRSSIAATWNGSRSQDGYVNAGVLVMNLDRIRREHDLVSEAAAWFPRYSHCAESPDQDFLNALFRGRILPLPERFNRCSPYRGDPSRSILHASAPVKPWNGLQGLPVERLYWRYLFKSPWGGDADELVESLIDTALRSPGTHWHTSQCYQKIAFRLASDLSGPFRKIAVLLKLLALEGMKRCSKNTGSGGKAR
- the kdsB gene encoding 3-deoxy-manno-octulosonate cytidylyltransferase; translated protein: MNGKKILGVIPARYASTRLPGKVLADLCGKPMIQHVYERALRAKCLDGLVVATDDRRVLDAVRAFAGERAAVITSREHPNGSSRAAEVLEGREADAVINIQGDEPLLNPAMIDETAEALFSADDVVCSTLCRPLHGEARTNPNVVKVVLDRNGDALYFSRSLIPYPRNTPRVPVYEHIGIYGYRAGFLRRYVALPMTPLAEAESLEQLKVLENGHKIRTAVTRCTDAGPSVDTPEDLEAVRKILKGEEAPR
- a CDS encoding ABC transporter substrate-binding protein, yielding MRRTWMAMVFVLLLGLGAAHAAEVVKAYTTVEEPLAKELFDTFEKETGIRVEWVRLSGGEAVARIEAEKANPQASIWVGGVGTQHIEAKLKGLTAPYRSRVADSIPEKYRDPERYWTGLYVGPIAFCMNTKRAEDLKLEMPRSWADLLKPEYAKKVRMAHPATSGTAYNVMTTIIRINGGDEDKAFEYFKKLDGAIEQYTRSGSAPGKNCAIGEIPVAIGYLHDQVKLKKEGAPIEIAVPADGTGFETASMSLLKGGPDALNAKKLYDWVLGEKAMDIIARWYVIPLSKLAKPSETGFSLDSMNLVDQDDQWDAANKARLIERWNKEIAGAPEK
- a CDS encoding glycosyltransferase, translating into MNTPIKRLSSPLRIAFLLRDAGEGGAERSSLRLANGLAREGADVTLLLLRSRGPLLNSIDPAVRTVDLRGAFLRLLIELRARPVDFLLPVYTSMRALLAKRVLGGPFQVVLSQRNMFTMDRGPVQTRLRFLRCRLLYPLASACVCISRGVADEMRALRLLPQGRIHVIYNPVVTEALLEQARAPLPHPWMAPGEPPVVLGAGRLGDQKDFATLVRAFALTARERPDLRLVILGEGRQRGMLERLIADLGLSGRALLPGYDPNPYAWMSRAAVFALTSRFEGFGNVVAEALACGCNVVATDCPSGPAEILDDGRCGRLARVGDPEDVARALGEALSHPMPPHALRERAAFFSEERATAAWLELLESLASDSRGRSRDPRDSCYNEC
- a CDS encoding ABC transporter permease — translated: MFTKKRVLNFLLAMAFVALVGGWILGNVRGEFLSLSRDTQRRTVAAAAASYPSDSEDVAVWLGRLSARSAAYRVALVEGPPAPGETVAVRGDSELSALCERSASDPEFVKGFDNAAYEEIYRSERDWTVGGAERALFFAPAVNPGTGDVEGALLFSFDSAGERGFVRLLYILFGVAWLLFGIVAWQVLFSRDPIVGFAVVGLFLMALVFVAYPLFEAVRLSFLEEGRFSLAIWRTILSSGGYRSALMGSLELGCWTATSSTLVGFLFAFVCSRTNVRFKRFIATMGVLPVISPPFSLTLSVILLLGNNGLVTRWLGLSNFSIYGLPGLVLVQTMGMFPIAFLTLSGVLDAIDSTYEEAALNLSATRFRTFTSVTLPLAVPGILSAWLLVFTNSLADFANPLILSGGFRVLSLESYLEVTGMNRLGHGAALSLLLLLPTMTAFLAQRFWVSRRSFVTVTGKPTGRITELTTPGVRLLLVSLIALVIGFLILLYGTIVAGCFVRNWGIDYTFSLVNIREALTRARDALVDTVTLAGIATPIAGVVAMVAALVIVRKKFHGKRLLEALLMTPFALPGTLVGISYVLAFNRAPLVLVGTAAIIVINYVVRELPVGVEGGIASLRQIDPSIEEAATDLGADSATVFRTVVLPLVRPAFLSSLSYTFVRSMTAVSAVIFLISARWYHLTVLIYNFSENLRFGLASVLSTVLIVIVFGVFGIMRLLVRRNENLMKSVGAGA
- a CDS encoding glycosyltransferase family 8 protein encodes the protein MSVTDVEKQDTVHVVLAVHDDSGTYARHAGVVMLSLFEHTGVPVCVHILHDETLTSENRQKLQAIAAKYDQRTDFIDAGSTSAKLGEEALALVASSWSIGSLFRLLIPELLPSLEKAIYLDCDTVVNTDIQKLWNQPLDDCSLAGVPDHSKKKSNRRLSRETLRTRLIGCSLPTYVNSGVLVMRLDRIRAKYNLVREAVRWFSENASMSTLPDQDFLNALFRGDIKLIDNRFNNRNLDGDTKGSIMHAIREPKPWTGLRGTPLEKLYWKTYLRTPWGAELTPGETAELLIDLMGASPQNHRHTSQCYRRIGERFRRDVLCNDIFSTIGLLVKEALRRLSRRLRRSEPESEKAGAR